Proteins from a single region of Canis lupus baileyi chromosome 35, mCanLup2.hap1, whole genome shotgun sequence:
- the CPN2 gene encoding carboxypeptidase N subunit 2, with protein sequence MLPRAWLRWACLLLLARCARPCPAGCDCFAQELFCSDAGLAAVPPDIPPLATDIVFVETSLSALGSRAFSGSPNLTKVVFLNAPLQHLGPDAFGGLPRLQDLEVTGGAFTNLSSAAFSNLTSLGKFTFNFNLLEALPEGLFGHMEALESLQLQGNRLQSLPRRLFQPLTRLQSLNLAQNLLAHLPEGLFDPLGSLQTLRLSDNALSGLPPGVFGGLHSLRELFLDGNSISELPPGVFSRLFRLEQLWLQRNAIGHLPLSVFSSLGNLTFLSLQGNALRVLPAGLFAPTPGLLVLSLSYNKLEAVSEGAFANLSSLSSLTLSHNAITHLPAGVFRGLEGLVKLYLGSNNLTALHPALFQNLSNLELLSLSRNLLTTLPTGIFDSNYNLFNLALHGNPWQCDCHLAYLFQWLYQYSDRLFNIQTYCAGPAYLKGQVLPALKEEQLVCPVTRDHLGFQAPGPEHGDPGSSWDLGVEERAVWSRCTYSNPEGTVVLACDEARCRWLNIQLSPRQGSGPPGMTYNASQGWDLKSSCGSVRVTVAIEAQPGGH encoded by the coding sequence ATGCTGCCCCgggcctggctgcgctgggcctgcctcctgctcctggcCCGGTGCGCCCGGCCCTGCCCTGCGGGCTGCGACTGCTTCGCACAGGAGCTCTTCTGCTCCGACGCCGGGCTGGCTGCCGTCCCGCCCGACATCCCGCCGCTCGCCACCGACATCGTCTTCGTGGAGACGTCGCTCAGCGCGCTCGGGTCCAGGGCCTTCAGCGGCAGCCCCAACCTGACCAAGGTGGTCTTCCTCAACGCCCCGCTCCAGCACCTCGGGCCGGACGCCTTCGGGGGGCTGCCCAGGCTGCAGGACCTTGAGGTCACAGGCGGAGCCTTCACCAACCTCAGCTCCGCCGCCTTCTCCAACCTGACCTCGCTGGGCAAGTTCACGTTCAACTTCAACCTGCTGGAGGCTCTGCCCGAGGGCCTCTTCGGCCACATGGAAGCCCTGGAGTCTCTCCAGCTGCAGGGCAACCGGCTCCAGAGCCTGCCCAGGAGGCTCTTCCAGCCTCTGACGCGTCTGCAGAGCCTCAACCTGGCTCAGAACCTGCTGGCCCACTTGCCCGAGGGGCTGTTTGACCCCCTGGGCAGCCTGCAGACCCTGAGGCTGAGCGACAATGCGCTCTCCGGCCTGCCCCCGGGCGTGTTCGGTGGCCTGCACAGCCTTCGGGAGCTCTTCCTGGACGGCAACTCCATCTCGGAGCTGCCCCCGGGGGTGTTCTCCCGGCTCTTCCGGCTGGAGCAGCTGTGGCTGCAGCGCAATGCTATCGGGCACCTGCCCCTGTCGGTCTTCTCCTCCCTGGGCAACCTGACCTTCCTGAGCCTGCAGGGGAACGCGCTGCGGGTGCTGCCCGCCGGCCTCTTCGCCCCTACCCCTGGCCTGCTGGTCCTGTCTCTGTCCTACAACAAGCTGGAGGCTGTCAGCGAGGGCGCCTTTGCCAACCTGTCCAGCCTCAGTTCCCTGACGCTGTCACACAACGCCATTACCCACCTCCCGGCCGGCGTCTTCAGAGGCCTTGAGGGGCTGGTTAAGCTCTACTTGGGCAGCAACAACCTGACAGCCCTGCACCCAGCCCTCTTCCAGAACCTGTCCAATCTGGAACTGCTCAGTCTGTCTAGGAACCTCCTGACCACACTCCCCACGGGCATCTTCGACAGCAACTACAACCTGTTCAACCTGGCCCTGCACGGCAACCCCTGGCAATGCGACTGCCACCTGGCCTACCTCTTTCAGTGGCTGTACCAGTACAGCGACCGGCTCTTCAACATCCAGACCTACTGTGCAGGCCCTGCCTATCTGAAGGGCCAGGTGTTGCCTGCCCTAAAGGAGGAGCAGCTGGTGTGTCCTGTCACTCGGGATCACTTGGGCTTCCAGGCCCCGGGGCCGGAGCACGGGGACCCAGGGAGCAGCTGGGACCTGGGGGTGGAGGAAAGGGCTGTCTGGAGCCGGTGCACCTACAGCAACCCTGAGGGCACCGTGGTGCTTGCCTGTGACGAGGCCCGGTGTCGCTGGCTAAACATCCAGCTGTCTCCCAGGCAGGGGTCGGGCCCCCCGGGGATGACATATAATGCCAGCCAGGGGTGGGACTTGAAGTCGAGCTGTGGCTCTGTGAGGGTCACCGTGGCTATAGAGGCTCAGCCAGGGGGGCACTAG